Genomic window (Candidatus Dormiibacterota bacterium):
GCGTCGACCAGGTGTGTTTCTACGTACGTCCGTTTGCCATTGGGTCGAGTTAGAGTTCACAGCTCCGGCTGGCCAGTGAGCTGCACTTCCGGGCAACGGCGTCTGCCCCGCCACCTGCGCCGAAGGCCATTGACCGTCCGCTGGGGCAGAGGTCTGATTACCGGGGCAGGAGCGGTTTCGCCACGCCATCAAACGGAGGATCGATTGCAGGCTCGCGAGAAAGAGTTCGGAGGATCCAAGCAATCGCGTAATTCCAATCGGTCCGGCGCCATCAAGCCCGATGCTCTTGCCGGCGAGGCTGTGGCGGGGGGACGCACCGACGTCCTCGGGCCGAGCGCCATCGAATATTTGCAGAAGGCCGCCGGCAATGCGAGTGTCAGCTCAGCGATTCAGCGATTCGCCCCCGCCGGAGCCCTGACCGCCGCCTGGGGCAGAGCTCAGCACGCCTCGACCAGTGCCAGCGTCCCGGTGACAACCGACCGCGCGGAGCTGATTCGACGAACGGGCGATCGGTTGAACCGTGCGCTCGATGCGTATCACTACGCCTGCGTCCAGGTCAAGGGCGGGATCAAGGCGGAACTTGCCGAGAAGACCGAGTGGCTCTCCCTCATGCTCGAAATCGGCTTCACGTTCGCCGGGCCGCTCATCGCTAAGGCGCTCCACCACAGCATCGATGCGGTTATCGAAGTCAAGGGTATTACCGAAGAATTCAAGGCGGGGGCAAAGACGATTCTCACCGAGCACTTCGTGGAAAGTACCGTTGACGCCTCGTTCAAGGGCGGGTTGAAGGCGGCGAAAGATAGCGTTGGGCGAAAGAATGAGACGCCGCAGGTGGCAGGGCAATCGGCATCCGAGGACTGGGTCGACACCCTCTACGACCACGCCCTGGTGGGCACGGATAAGGTCGACAACGAGCTGGCGAGCAAGAGCGATGCCCAAGTTGCCGCAATTTTCGTGGCCCTCGATCCTGAGACTCTCAGGGCGCACTACGTGGCCGAAATCAAAGAAAAAGTGGAAGAGTTTGAGAAAAACGTTCTCGCGGTCGACGATCCCACGAAGGGGTTCGGGGCCCGCAGGTTGACGTACATCAAGATCGACGGAAGGCGCGAGCCCAAACCAGCACTAGTCACCGTAACCGGCCTTTTTGTTCGCTGGGTCCCGGACGAGATGGTTGGGATGGCAAAGATCCAAACAGAGAAGTGGGGTGAAGTCCAGACACTGGACGAAGACGACGTTGCCCGCATGGGTACCGATGCCATGGAGGAATTCGACAAGGGGCTCGGCCGATGAAGGCCGCCCCCGGGTACTGATTCACTACCCTGCGTAGGTGTCGCCGCTAGCGTGCACGGTCGCTTGAATGGCAGCGGCCAGTTGGTCGGCATGCTTCGGCTCGAGAGCGGTTCTTGTAATGCGGATCCCCGGTGGAGTGTGAAAGCGGTAGCGCTCGCCGGGCTAACGGCCCAGCGGGGCTCGAGCAGCAGCTGGACGGTGGCCACCGCTTCGGGGAGTGGGACCCAACGCCGAGGCCGGAACGGCCATAGGCGTCGGTCCAGGGTGAGAGCGATGACGAGGACGTGGACACCTTCTCGCCATCGCCGCCGTTGGTGGTCCGGCAATCATTTGCCGGCTTCGTCGCGAATCTCGGCTCAGGCCGCCACTCGCCGGTTGAGTTCGTCCATGTATTTGATAAGCCTTTCTCCCAATGAAAATGGCTCAATCTCGTACTGTGCCCACTTACCGGTTTTTCCAGCCTGGAATGTGAACCGGGTACGACCATTCCTTAATGTTGTACTTGGCGCGAGGCGTCGAAAATCAGCGGCTGGAACCAACCACATGCGCGTGAGACTCATCGATTTGATATCCAAGAAGCCAAATACGTACAGGAGGCGAGGGTCAGCCATGACTTTGTGGTTGGCGTAATCCACGCAGACCTCAACCATGCCGTGTTTATGCAGATTGGCTGAACCTTTGACCTGAAGATAGATGCTTTGGAAGCCCCCTAGGAGATCAACGATGAAGTCCTTGTGATCTACATCGCTATCGGGCCTTGCGGTCGTGAGTCGGCCATGCGCGCCTAGAAGAATGTAAGCCTCGACTAGGCATTCGATCACGTAGCCCATGAGCTTGTTGGGCAACCGCCTGGAGCGACCGTAGCCGCCCGTTCGTTTCCCCTCGATCAGACTAAGCAGCAAGCCCATCAGCCGATAACGCTAGGCAACCATTGAGCATGCTCGGCAAGGCTCCTCATTGATTTTTGCCGTGCCACGCCCAATAATTAGCGGCTGAATTGCGCTTACCGTCACCTTAGGGCGGCTGGGCGCGTGTGGTTGGGGACGGCCACGCAAAGGGGAAAAGACGTGCAGGACCTCACTGAGCGTCGCAACGAGGAGGCCCGCGAGGTTCGCGATTTGCTGGCGGCCAAGCTCAAGATGCACCCGATCTGGCTGGGTGGCCTCGACACGCAGGCGGCCCGCCACATCTACCTCTATATCCAGGCGCTCGAGGGCCGGAAGCCGTTCGGCCGGGTCCGGCGGCAGCGGGCCCCGAATTTGACCCTCGACTGACGGTCAACTCGTGATCGAGGCCGAGGCCGCCGGCTGAGCTAGCTGAACTTCTTGTCCTGGTCGAGCCGGTAGAGGCGGATCGTAAGGGCGAAGAGCACGATCGACCAGCCCGCCAGCCAGGCGAGCGCCACCAGGGTCGACTCATCGTTCAGGCCGATCGTTTTCCAGGCGAGCTGCGCGTAGTGGTAGGTGGGTAGCACCGAGCCGATGTGCTGGATCGTGCTGGGGAGCTGCTTGAGCGGCACGAAGATCCCGGACAGGAACAGCATCGGCAGATACACCATGTTGGCAAGGGCGGGTGCCGCATTGGGGCTGGTCCCGTACCCGATCGCCATGCCCAACCCGATCATCGGGAAGGACCCGAGCATCAGGCGCCAGGTCAGGTCGAGCCAGGTCCCCGCATCGAGACGAACGCCGCCGATCACGGTCGCGACCACCCCGAGCAGGATGAGACTCAGCAGCGCGAAGATCAGCGCGCCGATGACGTAGGCCACGGTGGCAACGAAG
Coding sequences:
- a CDS encoding ABC transporter permease, translated to MSITTMQPMPVAPIGRMLWMETRAKFVARLRNPAFTVLSLGLPVMFFLLFNAIFGSLQAAPGVSTAKLILVSYATYGVGNVMVYNFGIGLANDRGRKLDLLQRATPLPPFVATVAYVIGALIFALLSLILLGVVATVIGGVRLDAGTWLDLTWRLMLGSFPMIGLGMAIGYGTSPNAAPALANMVYLPMLFLSGIFVPLKQLPSTIQHIGSVLPTYHYAQLAWKTIGLNDESTLVALAWLAGWSIVLFALTIRLYRLDQDKKFS